One Bos indicus isolate NIAB-ARS_2022 breed Sahiwal x Tharparkar chromosome 22, NIAB-ARS_B.indTharparkar_mat_pri_1.0, whole genome shotgun sequence DNA window includes the following coding sequences:
- the LOC109576446 gene encoding LOW QUALITY PROTEIN: alpha-N-acetylgalactosaminide alpha-2,6-sialyltransferase 6 (The sequence of the model RefSeq protein was modified relative to this genomic sequence to represent the inferred CDS: inserted 3 bases in 2 codons; substituted 3 bases at 3 genomic stop codons) encodes MSNNKQQRSAAFLILFALITTLILCSPNSASEASHYSSLRGQIRQLVNLKKXGITDGYIPILTHKTLPSWCYQCXIVTSSSHLLGTKLGPEVKQAECTICMNDTPTTGYSDHLVGNKTTFCVGAHSSVFRVLWRLXEFINQTSETVFIFWGVPNKTQKPQDSLVHVVQWAGLVFPNMDAYAISLGCMSQSDDLFQSETGKDREESYSWLSTGWFTMATAVEXCDHVPIYGMVPPDYCSXPRLQHMPYHYYEPKALDECVTDIQNEKGNHHHFIRKKRVFSSWAQLYRITFSYPPGPRPPCLWGSHEGQRRSGNPRRPSPGQSWLPRVSSDPSDLEEGVSSSHSGPGGISWPNRDFGFYVVNGYQGYFLSIQGPSTVNQSNLRLRLCPLP; translated from the exons ATGAGTAACAACAAACAGCAGCGGTCAGCAGCGTTCCTGATCCTCTTTGCTCTCATCACCaccctcatcctctgtagccccaaCAGTGCGAGTGAGGCCTCTCATTACAGCTCCCTGCGGGGCCAGATCCGCCAGCTGGTCAACCTCAAGAAGTAGGGCATCACTGACGGCTACATCCCCATTCTCACCCACAAGACACTGCCCTCCTGGTGCTACCAATG GATTGTCACCAGCTCCAGCCACCTGCTAGGAACCAAACTGGGCCCTGAGGTCAAGCAGGCAGAGTGCACAATCTGCATGAACGACACCCCCACCACAGGCTACTCAGACCACCTTGTGGGTAACAAGACCACCTTCTGCGTAGGGGCCCATTCCAGTGTATTCCGTGTGCTGTGGAGACTCTAGGAGTTCATCAACCAGACCTCCGAAACCGTGTTCATCTTCTGGGGTGTTCCAAACAAGACGCAGAAGCCCCAGGACAGCCTGGTGCACGTCGTCCAGTGGGCAGGCCTGGTGTTCCCCAACATGGACGCTTACGCCATCTCTCTTGGCTGCATGAGCCAGTCTGATGACCTCTTCCAGAGTGAGACGGGCAAGGACAGGGAAGAGTCCTACTCGTGGCTGAGCACAGGCTGGTTCACCATGGCGACTGCAGTGGAGTAGTGTGACCACGTGCCCATCTATGGCATGGTGCCCCCGGACTACTGCA AGCCCCGCCTACAGCACATGCCTTACCACTACTACGAGCCTAAGGCGCTGGACGAGTGTGTCACCGATATTCAGAATGAGAAGGGCAACCACCACCACTTCATCAGGAAGAAGAGGGTCTTCTCTTCCTGGGCCCAGCTGTACAGAATCACCTTCTCCTACCCTCCTGGACCTAGGCCACCCTGCCTGTGGGGCTCTCATGAGGGACAAAGGAGAAGTGGGAATCCACGCAGGCCATCTCCTGGCCAATCATGGCTTCCAAGAGTGTCTTCCGACCCGTCAGACCTTGAAGAGGGTGTATCCTCCAGCCATTCAGGGCCTGGGGGAATCTCTTGGCCAAACAGGGATTTTGGCTTCTACGTGGTTAATGGGTATCAAGGGTATTTCCTGTCCATTCAGGGTCCAAGCACAGTCAATCAGAGTAATCTGAGGTTAAGGTTATGTCCTCTCCCCTGA